From the Hevea brasiliensis isolate MT/VB/25A 57/8 chromosome 13, ASM3005281v1, whole genome shotgun sequence genome, the window aaaacatagtgaacgaaaattatttaatatttgttagaaaaataatatttgtTACAAAAAATCAAGTTTCCTAGATTAAAAAGTACAAAAATTTATTTGATCCAAAACTTGATTTTAGAGTTACCTTAATTGAAATTACAAAAGCTTATTAGatctttttttctaattttaatagataaaacattttaatttttctgtaaatagatagaattatgtaaatattaaaattataataactcAATAGGTAAGTGATATATTTTTAGCCACTGAACTAAATCAAGCTAGACAATATAACTTAATAAGAAATCTTTAAGATAAAATGAATTTCATACTATGAAAATATTTTGAACATTAAACAAATATATTATTATAGCCACCTGTGTGATCTAAAAACATGCTAAGAACAAAAATATAAGATATATAATTTTAGCCACTTCTGGACTTTTTTTTAAGATAAAATATAagatatattataattttgatgtaaattacaactaaaattaatataaaataagttGTAGCTCAGAGTACTGGAATGGTATCCAGAGCAATGAAATTTTGAGTTTAAGACTCTgtttatttcatataaaataacttatacatgaaaaatatatataaaataaatatatatcattaatttaatattacaaccaaataattaaaaaaatattttctttattgtGCAGTTTTGATTTGaaccaaataatttaatatatatcattaatttaatattacaaccaaataaataatttaatgttGCTTGTGCAGTTTTCTTTAGTGTTTGTTTTGATTTGAAGAGATTTGCTTGGTGGTATGATAATATGCCATGCTGTCTTTTACTTTTGGAAGGCTAATTATGTAATTGAAATTTTCTGCTGCCTGTGCATGATCATTTCAACAAAAATGCTAATGCTAAGGATCTGTTACAATGGGTAAAGGTTTGTAAACTTAAACCATTTTGTTTTTCTGTCTATGAGTAGGACTGTTAATTGATTTGATTTAAACCTGAGAACTTGATGTGTTCAGCTCAAAAAATTCAGGTTCTTTGGGTGAACTGTGACTAGGGGCGTAACTGACTTGAGTCAAGTCAATATTTTGTGCTACTTTAGCTCAATTTGAGTCGAAGGACAATGCTATGTGTTCAATTGTTTTTAATAGAATGAGAGGCTGGCATACTAGTTAATAAATTAGATTTCTATAGGAATTCTCTAAGAATTGAAAGTGAAACAATGAGAAAGTAAGCATATTATTGCCAAAACTACACATAGAACAAATAAAATACATAAGCGAGTCTGTTCAAGTCAACTCTGTTCATCAGCAGCTAAATCTAAACCCAATTCAgacaaattttcttctgcaagttGTTCTTTGGGCTTATCAAATAAGCTGTGTTTATGAGTGTTGATCACTATCCGAAATAGGAGTggaaattgaaaaaatatatagAAAGCAATGGGCACTGCGGAAAGAATAGTGAGTGGAATGTCAATCCAAGTCAATCGTTTTTGGAGCAAAATAAAAATGCTTGAGCCAAAGGCTATCATCATGGTTACTACAGAGAAGAAAAGAGTGGAAAGGCCAATTATCAGTTTTTGGGGTAACGATTTGAGGAAATCTTTTTCCGCATAACGTGAAGTGAGGATACCAAGGAATATTAATACAGAAGTATTGGAAAAGAAGAGTGATAAGGCATTTGTAATGATAAATATCAGGAATGCATCATAGCCCAAGAATATAGGAATGCCTGTGTCATTATTGGTGCCACCAGGAACTGTAAATGCTGTTGTGAACACAACAGTGGCAATAAGAGCAGCCACAACCATGCATGAAGCTGTGGTATTCTTCATCCATCTCTCACCTTCTTTCATCAACTCTGCATGTTCCTTGGCGAATAAAGCATTAGGCGTATGACCATTTTCATTAGTTCGTTCCTTGAACTTTGTTGGTACCATGCTCTCTATTTCCTAGGGTAAAACacaataaatatttgaatttcAAAATAGCTAAATAATAGTTTTTAAATCGCTTTTTTCAACATTGAAAGGGACGCCTTTTCAAAAAGTAGCTTCAACATGCAATACCAAAATAGCCattaatttctaaatttaaaagcTTGTAGGAAAATGTTAAATGTAAAGATTACCTTAAACCAttgtaattccttttgcatttgcAGTGCTGCGCCAGGAACTCGATCAAGTTGAAAAGCAGGAGGCAACTTAGCTGCCAAATGTAAGAAGTTATTGCCAAATACATCTCTTTTTGTCATTATTGTGCGTCTCTTTTCACCCAATCCATATATGAGGCTGAAGATTTTTTCTTGACGAAGTAGGATTGCATATGCAAATAGTGTTCTTCCCATGTTATCAACTCTCCATACTAATTCAGGGTTAGATGTGATTAGCTCTTGGATAAACTCAACTAGACCATTCTTAATTGCATCATACACTATTAGATTAAACCTAAGATTCTTGAGTTCTTCATTTCTTATTGATGGTATTTCCTTGAATAGCAATTTGAGGAGGTGCAAGGCTTGAGCATGTCTCATCTTCATATCTTTTATGCTTTCAGGGACTGCAATTACATGAAAAACTCAAAAAAGATCAATACAATAATGGATGTTTGATACAATATAAACTGATTTAAGTAGTTGATGTTACTCACCAAGATGTTTTAAGATTCTCCAAAGAAGCCCATGTGCTAGGTTCAcaactgtaaattgaaaaaaataaaataaaaatcatatCTGCTTAATGCATACTTTGCAAGAGTAATCAGATcactaacataaaaaaaaaatgcatataCCTTGTTTTCTTGTGCTTCTCCCATCACTTGAATTTTGCTTGCAAGGGATTTGGACATTCTCCTCATCACGGGGCTCTGGAGCACTAATATCATCTTGATAGAGGTTGGGAACACCTTTCATgtcaatttataatttcattttagcTGCTTTGAATGCAATGATCTTCAATGTGTAGAATGAATATAATTATGTTGTACTTACAAGAGTATAACCATCGGTTCCAAAATCCAAGATTACTTCCACTTAGAAATGCTGAACTTTTCTTAGCCAACAATTTTATAGCACAATTTCTATTAAAATCCTCCATAAAACCGAGTTGTCGGTACCCCTCTTTCTTCAGTAGACGCAGTGCTTCATCTTTAGTGACAAATTATTAAACAATTATAAATTGGGATatcaaagaaataacaaaaataaagcCAATTAAATAGCTTAGGAGGTACTAAAAGAGTATTAAAAAGGTTTACATTTGATAAATATTTTTATGCAAGATAAGAGAATGGCATACCATAAAGCCCATCACTGATCAAGCAATTTAGAAGTGTGGCACCATTCTTATCACCACTTTGTGGACTGAGATATTCAATGGGAGTTCTCTGAAGAAGATAATGTATAGTTTCTCTTTGGCCATATAAAGAAGTCATGACAATTGGAAGACAGCCATCGTAATCATTTCCTTTAGTaaccaaatttttatttttgtccaACATGATTTTCATCATATCTATCCTTCCAATCAAGGCTGCAAGAGTGAAAGCTGTATTACCATAGTTGGATGTCATTTCCAAGTCTTCGTCTGACATTAACTTCACCAACTCGTCTACAATCTTCAATTTTCCAGCCAAAACAGCTACTTGAAGAGCATTAAGACCCATCAATGATATCTTTGTCCTAACATCATTAGGATTCCCAGATAGACAATCTTTAGTTTTATCCCAATCTCCCTTTTCTATAGCTTTGTATAGGGATCTGTATTGAAGGATGCTTGATGTTTCTACAATAACGCGCACACATAAATATATGTTGATTATCAGAatgaaattttatcaaaattaaaataaagtacCTTCTTCCTTGTAGCGCTTAATCGTGGAGGGTTTGTCGGCCAAGTGCTTCCAAACAAATTTGGCAGAATCAACTTCATCTGGGTACTTCCTCATCAAATTTGAAATGGTATCTGCCCCACAAGATGTTTCAATGGCATGTAAAGCCATAGAATTCTTCATGACCCAATCCTTGTAGTTGGAATCATTTTCTTGGGGTTTTTCTTCCTCTCCAAACACTACACTCCCTAAGTCTTGACCAATCAAGTAGTGTTTCAAGCATTCCTTCCACTTTTCAAAATTAGCTTCTGTTCGCTTTTCACTGACAAAACTAGCAAATCCATTTGCACTTGCTGTTGCCATTGCTGCTATGTCAAAATTCAAACATATAGTTATTTTCTTTTCCTGTAAAAATGTCTAAAGTACTGATAGGCAATCAAGTACAAAAGGCAGCATTGTTCTAATTATGTCCTTCTATAAATTAATGAatccataaaataaaataaaaatggtaATTACAATCAAGGAAAAAGCAAAAtactaaattaaaaatgaaactaaATCTACCCATTATCTTACCAAATTTGTAGATGACAAAGAAGTCGTCCTATTAAGCTTCTAGTTAAATGCCTTCGGACACAATGAATTGAGAAAGGTCACATATTTATACAAAATTAATGTTGCCCTTAACTATTCATTGTTATTCCCTTTTCTATAACTTATGAATTAAGTTATCCTCAATATTTAtacaattttcattttttttacttCATCAATTGTGGCTTTCTTTAAAAGCAGTTGTTGCTTTTGTTTAGGCTTGGTGTAGTGTTCTGTAATTTACAATTTTCTTGCTCTTAGTGTTTGTATTTTCTTTTGTCAAGTTTTTTCACTTAGCGTGTTTTGCTCTAGGTCGAAACATATGGAGAAACCATTTGGTCAGGGTTTAGAATGAGAAATTCCATGCTAAGTTTTTCCTggctataaaattaataaaaaattcagcttatataataataataacaataacaataataataaaatatagctTTTACTCTTTCTATGAATAGAATATTGTATAGATAAAAGTTTGCAATGTGAAAGGGAGAAAGTTTGATGAAGAAAGATTATTTATTTTTGAGACAAAGAGGATATGAAAGAATTTGATGAAGAGAACCTATTCTTTTACAAATTCtttcatatttatttctttatatgGAAGGGAGAAAGTTTGATGAAAAGGAATATTTTTTGAGACAGAGAGATATGAAAGAATTTGATGAGGAGAGAACCTATTCTTTCCTTTAATTTAGAACTTATTCTTTCACACACACATTTACATATATGAAAGAACAGGTTCTAAATTAATGGAAAGAATAGTTACATTCCATAAAGATAGTCTCAAActataatttactttttttttaaaggtatttaatttattaattttctaatatACTTCTATTTTAATGTACATTAAAATAGAAGAATGtcatttcattttcttcaattaatttaaaatgtGAATCATGCAATAAAAAGTTAAGGACCATATAAAAAGATATTTAGTTTCTTTTATCTATAATATGAGTTGCTAATATTCTCTACTTGATTTCACAAGATGTGAGAGGTGTTTCCTTTAAGAGGCTAGCTTGAGCTTTGTTATTGGCGCTTTGCCAAAATACAAAGAGGTGTTTCATCCATTTTATAGTGTGATACTGTCACATATTAAATTGATCGGAGATATGATGAAATTCTGACATGAAGGacttttatataatatttctTAAATGAGCAACTTTtgtataacttttttttttttttcaaattgagAGATTTCATAGTTATAAAATGAAGATGAGTAATAAAAATGTAATTAACTCTAAAATTGAGGGATGCCAGTCAAAATaacctcatatatatatatatatatatatatatatatatatatatatatatatatatatatatatatatatatatatattttgctcAAATTGCTATCAAATTAAGTcttgataaaatttatatatgatagtttaatttatcaaaattattttttaattattttaatttattatattaatataaaataattaccaACTATTAAGATGTGGGTTTATTCATTTAATCATGTTGTCTTTTAATGTTAAAATCTCAGTTTTAATTAGTTTTTTCATTATATCAATTTCTTATTGGCCATCTCCTATCGTCTAATTATTACATATAGACTCATTGACCTAggaaattaagaaattgaagccGTAGACCTAACTTAGAGTAGGTTTAAAATTGGAATCGAACCAAAATCAGAagattcaaattaaaattaaaataagatcgAAATCAATCAATATCAAATTGTTTAAAATTGATATTGAATGGGATCATAATTGAGCTGGAATCATCTAGTTTGAATTTAAACTAAAACAGTTCTTTTttacaaaatatattttaaaaaattttaactattgaATTTGAtcaaaacttaatcaaattaaaattaaaattaaattaaaatcaagatgAACCCCGGAGAGCTGATTCCGATCCTTTTGAACTTAGAATTGAAATCGCCAATTCAGACCTGAAATAACCATTGCTAGACTCGGTGCCACTCACTGAGTTGGTTGTCCTCCTTAGTGCCCTCACCACCATTTTCAGAAGATGATGAGTTCGAAGAGATGTCCTCGGCAAAATTTATGCTAGGCTTAGATATTAAAGAAGGCCCAGAGCTAGCATCTAAGTAATGGTCACACTTCCATGTTGAGGCATTTGATTCTCTAAGTTGGAATTGACCAAACCATGTTAATTGGCCCTCTCTTATGTGCTACATGCATTCTTTAATGAATGTAGCCATTCTTAATCTTATCTATTATTGTGTTACCTGTCATCCATCTTAAAATCCACATTTCTTCTTCACTCATTTTGTCAGTATGTTGTAACTTAGATGCCTAACATTCACCCTCACACAACATACTTGGTTTGATTATAGTATTATAAAACTTGCTTCTCACTTTGATAAGGATGTTATGATCGCACAGTACACCCATCGCACTTCTCCATTTCATATTGATTCTATTGGTTACATCATCACGTAAAAGTTCCTTCTTCTATGTTATGAACCTAGATACCTTGATTGTATTTAGGCACCAAATCTCCATCCAAAAGAACTTCACATCTATTCCTTTTACGGGAGCTAAACTCACACTACATATATTCTGTCTTACTTCTACTTAGTTTAAAGCTATTGCTCTCAAAAGTTCTTCCTTACAACTCCAACTTTTAATTAACTACTACACTAGTTTCATCTATTAAGACAATATTACCTTTAAATAACATGCATCACGGGACATCATCTTCAATATGATTGGTTAACTCATCCATTAACTAAGTTAAACATGAATGGACTCAAAACTTATCTCTCATGTAAACCTAT encodes:
- the LOC110642636 gene encoding protein ACCELERATED CELL DEATH 6 isoform X2, encoding MATASANGFASFVSEKRTEANFEKWKECLKHYLIGQDLGSVVFGEEEKPQENDSNYKDWVMKNSMALHAIETSCGADTISNLMRKYPDEVDSAKFVWKHLADKPSTIKRYKEEETSSILQYRSLYKAIEKGDWDKTKDCLSGNPNDVRTKISLMGLNALQVAVLAGKLKIVDELVKLMSDEDLEMTSNYDEALRLLKKEGYRQLGFMEDFNRNCAIKLLAKKSSAFLSGSNLGFWNRWLYSCVPNLYQDDISAPEPRDEENVQIPCKQNSSDGRSTRKQVVNLAHGLLWRILKHLVPESIKDMKMRHAQALHLLKLLFKEIPSIRNEELKNLRFNLIVYDAIKNGLVEFIQELITSNPELVWRVDNMGRTLFAYAILLRQEKIFSLIYGLGEKRRTIMTKRDVFGNNFLHLAAKLPPAFQLDRVPGAALQMQKELQWFKEIESMVPTKFKERTNENGHTPNALFAKEHAELMKEGERWMKNTTASCMVVAALIATVVFTTAFTVPGGTNNDTGIPIFLGYDAFLIFIITNALSLFFSNTSVLIFLGILTSRYAEKDFLKSLPQKLIIGLSTLFFSVVTMMIAFGSSIFILLQKRLTWIDIPLTILSAVPIAFYIFFQFPLLFRIVINTHKHSLFDKPKEQLAEENLSELGLDLAADEQS
- the LOC110642636 gene encoding uncharacterized protein LOC110642636 isoform X1, translated to MATASANGFASFVSEKRTEANFEKWKECLKHYLIGQDLGSVVFGEEEKPQENDSNYKDWVMKNSMALHAIETSCGADTISNLMRKYPDEVDSAKFVWKHLADKPSTIKRYKEEETSSILQYRSLYKAIEKGDWDKTKDCLSGNPNDVRTKISLMGLNALQVAVLAGKLKIVDELVKLMSDEDLEMTSNYGNTAFTLAALIGRIDMMKIMLDKNKNLVTKGNDYDGCLPIVMTSLYGQRETIHYLLQRTPIEYLSPQSGDKNGATLLNCLISDGLYDEALRLLKKEGYRQLGFMEDFNRNCAIKLLAKKSSAFLSGSNLGFWNRWLYSCVPNLYQDDISAPEPRDEENVQIPCKQNSSDGRSTRKQVVNLAHGLLWRILKHLVPESIKDMKMRHAQALHLLKLLFKEIPSIRNEELKNLRFNLIVYDAIKNGLVEFIQELITSNPELVWRVDNMGRTLFAYAILLRQEKIFSLIYGLGEKRRTIMTKRDVFGNNFLHLAAKLPPAFQLDRVPGAALQMQKELQWFKEIESMVPTKFKERTNENGHTPNALFAKEHAELMKEGERWMKNTTASCMVVAALIATVVFTTAFTVPGGTNNDTGIPIFLGYDAFLIFIITNALSLFFSNTSVLIFLGILTSRYAEKDFLKSLPQKLIIGLSTLFFSVVTMMIAFGSSIFILLQKRLTWIDIPLTILSAVPIAFYIFFQFPLLFRIVINTHKHSLFDKPKEQLAEENLSELGLDLAADEQS